A window of Purpureocillium takamizusanense chromosome 13, complete sequence genomic DNA:
CACGCTGGGCCCCGGACTCTCATCAGCTtggaggaaggagggaaTGGATGGAACACTCACATGGCATGATGAAGACAGCCTTTGCCACAAATACGGCGCCTGCGTCGAGGTGGTGCAACACGAAATAAAAGGCAACGGTGTTGGGCAACGTCTGGGAGCAGCGGCGTGGTCGTGTTGCTGGACTTGTTGCGcgagtgggtgggtgggtggatggatgatggacTGGTGGATAGGTAAGGCGGATGGAGGGTCGCCTCCTACAGTCGACTGCAGAATATCGAGAAGAACAGGGAAGGGACAATATAGACAGACGAAGAGACCAGAAAGCAGCTGCCGAGGAAGTGGGAAGGCGTGTCAAGCGGGCAACGAGGGGAAACTAGACGACAAGCCAACAAAGGGAGGGCTCGCTCGGAGCCGTGGTACAACGATGTGCCCTCCGGAAATGTGGTGCCAACCCCGAGCCCGAGAGTTggggttgctgctgttgggaGGGACGAAACCCTGTCCTGGGCGGTGCGTACTGTATCTGCAGCGGCAACCGctcacgggcggcggccagggggCGAGTGTCGTGACGTGACGGACGGGCCGTCGAGTCTGTGCTCCAGCGGCAACAAGGATGGCAGAGGCGGCACGACGATGCTGTGCTTTCGCGAGTGTCCGGGCACGGGCCGAGCAGCGTGATGGCAACACAACAAGGTCCGGGCGCGTCAGTCAAGGGTCCGCTCCAAGATGGTCTCTCTGCTTGATGGCTAAGTCGACAACATTCAAGGACTTGAGATCAAGGAGCACGAGgggacgaggtcgcggaggacgcagcggcggcgagcggcatACGCTACGCAAGAGGTGCGCCATGTCGACTACGCGCATCGttcggccggcggcagctgggcaGGGAGCTTGAACAAGGATGGGGATAGCTGGACAACTGGCGCTGCTAGAttgtccttggccgcgaGCGCGAAATGGGTGGCGTGGCGGGTAAAGGCAGACGGGCGGATGATCCCAAGATGCCTCGGCTCGGCTTCAGCTTCCAGGCTAGTTGCGACTTGCGAGTGAGCTGCCTTCCCCCGGTCCCGTCCTGGGGGTTATTAGGCGGCGCCAGGGGGGGAAAATGCGGGGTAGTTCCACGCGAATCGAGCATTGCtgtgagcgagcgagatgCGAGAATAGACAAGCCCGTGGCTTCGACGAGCGCATGGCAGTGGGCGCACGAGGTACGAGTGAACGGGACTCGCCATGGCGGAgagttgccgtcgccgtcaccgtcgttTCGTGGCTGCTCGATGATATCCGTGTGCTTTGGACGCTCGCCCCGACAGGCATTTGTTGGTCCCGTTGGCGCCGCGATCGCCGACGCATGCTGCAGAGATGCTGCATCATCTCATTTTTCTTTTCCGGGGAGAAAGACTGACTGTTGGGGACACAGACTCGAGgcgtgacgtgacgtgacaAACATTATGTGCTTGAAGCCTGTGTGACCTATTGGCCGATTTAATACACAGATAATGCCCCCTTCGTTCCTTCCTTGACTCCTTCCTTCCAGTCAACGCGAACCAGAAGCTGGAGACGGCAAGACCAAGCGACCACACGGTGCTTCCGGCTGGCACAGCGAATCGGCGCTTCCGTGCGCCGGTCCGTCGGCGCCTCGGGCCATTTGCCGCTCCGGGCGTCAAGCACGGGCGCTGAAGTTCGCTGTCTCCAGGTCCACTGATCCGCTGAATCAGCGCCGCCCTGAATAGGCCAATGGACCCAGTGTCTCGCAGCCCAGGACCAATCCAATTGAGGCCGCTCACCGGCCCTCTGGCCCTACCCGTTCACCTCCCCCTGAACTGTGGCGGCGCTCACCGAGCACCACACCGATCGTACACGTGACTTCGCGATGCCGCTCCAAGCTCCAAGCTCCAGCTGGCCTGTGTCTAGGTCTGGAGGCCACGCTGCTCGATCCACCCAAGAGAGCCAAACCCTCGCTCTTGAGCCGATGCGCCCCGCCCGTGACTCGACAAGGGGCTTTCACACCCGTGTGCCTCTCGCTGACGACTGACAACCCTCGGCGCGTCGCATTGCCCTCAAGGCATCGTCCCGTCTCCTCTCCGAGGCCCCTcccggccgaggccacgATGGCTTCAgactcgcccgccggcgcggccgcgtctgctgctccgcccAAGCAGCCGCCTCCCGAAAAACCCTCTGAGACGCGCCGCCGGTCCTACATTGTACTCTCGTTCTGGCTCATcgtgctcgtcctcggcctgcctATTTGGTGGAAGACGACCACCATCTACCGCGCGGATCTCCCCCTCGACCGCATGCTGCAGTGGGCTGATGGAAAGGTACACATCTCGATGCTCATGTACGATGTCTAGGCTGACCCGCCCAGGCCTGCCGCCCAGTCTTCCCTCTCCGCATATCCGTTCGCGCCGATGCGCTCCCGGAAAAGGATGCCCAGCACCTGGTCCAGTTGACGCAGCATGCTATCGACGACCTCAACGACTTCCCCGGCCACCACCTGCGGCTTCAGCTCGACCCGAGAcgcgatggcgacgctgacAAGGCTCCCATCAAGGGCGCCAGCGTAGACGAACCTGCCCTGACAATCCACCTTGCCCCGGGCGAGGCTACGTCGGCCACTCTCAACCCCCAAGCGCCCGTCCTCGATATGACGTACGTGCCGAAGGAGGTGCCCTCGGTCAACGCAGCCTCGTCTACCTTGGCCTCTTACATTGCCGACCAGTTGCAAAAGACGTTTGATGAGGAAAAGTCCATCATATCGTACCTCCTTTCCGCCTCAGCCATGTCCtcggggggccgccgccatgccctcAGCCCAGAGGATGCCGACGCGCTGGCCAAGCGCACAACCAAGTCCCTCCGCTACGCTCCGACTTACCACCTCACCTTCTCTCTTTTCACTGATGGCGCCGTACCGAACTCGTGGGACGTGGAtcgcgcgctcgacgactACTTGCGGCCCATGCTCGATGTGCTGCGGCCCATCCACAACTTCACCATCGACACCCAGGTTCAGCTGTACGCCACGCCCGGCGTTCAGTCGCAGGTCCTCGGCAAGGAGCATCTCGCCTCCTTCATCAATGCCGCCGAATGGCCGCTGTCACCGTCGATTGGGGACGCGCCGACCGTCAACTTTGTCGTGTTTGTCGGCAATCAAACCATTGGCATCGACTCGGGCGCCGAGACATCACAGTCGTGGATGATTCCCCAATGGGGCACCGTCTATCTATTATCTTTGCCGCCTACGGCCACTCACGTCTCGGCCGAGACTTTGAGGCAGCCCATGCTGACCTTTGGCGGCCACCTGCTGTCTCTGCTGGGGACGCCGCGGTCAGGGTCCCTGCCGCTGAGACTGTCGACGCTTGCGCGCATCCGCTCCACGGATCTGCTACTgcgggccgcctcgtcgctgggCTCCCTGGCCCGCCTTGCGCGCGCCCTGCCGTCCATTGCCATCCCGCGCAGCGTCGCGGATGGCGTTTCCAAGAGCATGCACCACCTGGAGCGCGCCTGCTCCAGTCTGGGCGGGCCGGAGGGCCTACTGCacgcgcgcatcgccgaggaagaggcggagCGCGCCTTCTTCGAGAAGAGCATGGTCGGGCAGCTGTATTTCCCCGACGAGCACAAGATTGCCGTCtacctgccgctgctggggccCGTGGGAGTCCCGCTGGTGCTGGGGCTGGTCAATGAGCTCAAGAACTGGGTCCGGAGACGAAAGCAAAaagcggccgaggcgcgggaTAAGAAGGCACAGTGAGGATTTGGCGCGTTGGCGTTGATGTAATGAATAGACCCGGTACTGCATGCATGATGATGATTCCGTAGGCAACGGCTG
This region includes:
- the GPI17 gene encoding GPI transamidase component (TransMembrane:2 (i32-50o494-513i)~COG:M~COG:O~EggNog:ENOG503NYTX~BUSCO:EOG092635DF), whose protein sequence is MASDSPAGAAASAAPPKQPPPEKPSETRRRSYIVLSFWLIVLVLGLPIWWKTTTIYRADLPLDRMLQWADGKACRPVFPLRISVRADALPEKDAQHLVQLTQHAIDDLNDFPGHHLRLQLDPRRDGDADKAPIKGASVDEPALTIHLAPGEATSATLNPQAPVLDMTYVPKEVPSVNAASSTLASYIADQLQKTFDEEKSIISYLLSASAMSSGGRRHALSPEDADALAKRTTKSLRYAPTYHLTFSLFTDGAVPNSWDVDRALDDYLRPMLDVLRPIHNFTIDTQVQLYATPGVQSQVLGKEHLASFINAAEWPLSPSIGDAPTVNFVVFVGNQTIGIDSGAETSQSWMIPQWGTVYLLSLPPTATHVSAETLRQPMLTFGGHLLSLLGTPRSGSLPLRLSTLARIRSTDLLLRAASSLGSLARLARALPSIAIPRSVADGVSKSMHHLERACSSLGGPEGLLHARIAEEEAERAFFEKSMVGQLYFPDEHKIAVYLPLLGPVGVPLVLGLVNELKNWVRRRKQKAAEARDKKAQ